CTAACGATACCACCTACTGCCAGCAAACCCGGACCCAGTTCTTTCGGGATCACGCGTTCAAAAGATACACTTACAGCCGGGAAGCCTTTGTAACCGGATGCGTAGGAGTAGGCAGAGCCAAAACCAATGCCCACGTTTACAAGATTGTCGCCACCTTTTAACTGGGCGTTTGCTTTGGGGGTAGACAAGCCAACGATGAGGGCTGCTGCGAGCGCGAGGCGCTTTACGTTCATTTTCATGATCTGATATTATTGAGGTTTTAAGTGCGTATTCCGTATTTGCGATTGCAAAAGTAACGGCGCACGACGGGGCTTCCTTCAGTAGTAATACTGAGAAATGTAAATGAGTGTTTCCGCGATTTAACTGCGTGGTTGGTTTATTGCAGATGCTGGCGCGATGCGGCTGTCATCCAGGCCTGTTCTAAGTATGCTTTGGCGCGCGGCGTCGTGGCATCCAGCTGGATCGCTTTGTTGAACAAGGCAATGGCCGCACCGTAATGTTGTATCTGCATATAGTAAAGCCCCATGTTCCTATAGGCGTAAGCGTTAGTCGGGTCTAATTCAAGACTGCGTTCGATGAGTCGTTTGCCTTCTTCCAGTTCGCCTTGCATCAGGTGGGCGTAGCCACGATTGTCGTAAGCAAAGGCCAGCTCGGGCGCCAGGTCTATCGCTTTTTCAAGGTGAACGGAAGCTTCCATGTATTCGCCTTTTTCCGCCAGTTCATATCCGAGATTGTTCAGCACTACTGCGTTTTCAGGATCTGCATCCAGCGCGAGACGATAATGTTTCATGGCCGTTTCAGGATCGTTACCGCGACTGGCGAGGTAGCCCGCGTGAAAGTGATCGGTGGCATCAAAGCTGGATATTTTTCCCAGTGTTTGCAGGCATTGCGCGGCTTCGTCATGCTGCCTGTTCAGCAACAACGCACTGCAAAGGGCACGTAACAATATCTCGTTACAAAAGCCCTGCTGCACAATGTAATTCAGCTCGTAAGCCGCATCGCGATAGTTCTCGGCGCTGTAATGACGAAAAGCAGTGGTGATAT
This genomic interval from Chitinophaga horti contains the following:
- a CDS encoding tetratricopeptide repeat protein, whose protein sequence is MTIVMTFLVIYLLIVIINPVTTFFHELGHALPMLAFSKEGKVEMFIGSHGDYDKSLKLRFGRLHCYIRLTQLLLMKPSGICRGSRAENSYAQQLTILYGGAVFSLSLAIVSLIAVLNYEHIPAIRLIGFTVLLFAVIDLVMNLLPRTIKDKKGHRFYNDGYMILFTIRTRRFHENITTAFRHYSAENYRDAAYELNYIVQQGFCNEILLRALCSALLLNRQHDEAAQCLQTLGKISSFDATDHFHAGYLASRGNDPETAMKHYRLALDADPENAVVLNNLGYELAEKGEYMEASVHLEKAIDLAPELAFAYDNRGYAHLMQGELEEGKRLIERSLELDPTNAYAYRNMGLYYMQIQHYGAAIALFNKAIQLDATTPRAKAYLEQAWMTAASRQHLQ